The Candidatus Bipolaricaulota bacterium genome has a segment encoding these proteins:
- a CDS encoding PD40 domain-containing protein — MKKGIIIAIFLIGVGIILGGCSLFQKGPALTNWEPVMSPDGTKIAFESPGDKGFEIYLRDVSTGQVEQLTKNEVDDWSPSWSPDGTAIVFISNRDKNVDLYVMDLATKNVTRLTTNEKDDVNPQWGVDGRILFNSNRTGAWEIYSINPDGTDLKQLTQTATTK, encoded by the coding sequence GTGAAGAAGGGAATCATCATCGCAATCTTCCTCATCGGAGTCGGGATCATCCTCGGTGGTTGTTCGCTGTTCCAGAAAGGGCCGGCATTGACCAACTGGGAACCGGTCATGTCGCCGGACGGGACGAAGATCGCATTTGAGTCCCCTGGCGATAAGGGGTTCGAGATCTACCTGCGTGATGTCTCCACCGGTCAGGTGGAGCAGCTCACCAAGAACGAGGTGGACGATTGGTCGCCGAGCTGGTCCCCGGACGGGACAGCGATCGTCTTTATCTCCAACCGGGACAAGAACGTCGACCTGTACGTGATGGACCTGGCGACGAAGAACGTCACCCGCTTGACCACGAACGAGAAAGATGATGTCAACCCGCAGTGGGGGGTGGACGGAAGGATCCTGTTCAACTCCAACCGCACCGGCGCGTGGGAGATCTACTCGATCAATCCGGACGGGACCGACCTCAAGCAGCTAACCCAGACTGCAACGACGAAGTAG
- a CDS encoding TRAM domain-containing protein: MVGMLLFVLGLAAAGGAVAAAHGLIPPLGAIPRVGTGLIFGTLAGGIIGAGIWYGWKGIERALKSDGAVTRLMNGLFLGAITTMAGGVLIAAIALAFGGSVGAHIAQGCVLAGSLFLGARIGSAFDRPLYPVGSAKARAAQRLHKNDSAARKVLDTSVIIDGRIGDLVRTGFLEGELIVPEFVLSELQGIADSANSLRRRKGRRGLEVLRSLMQDDTVRIRVISKDYPHVREVDRKLIHLVKDDGGALVTTDYNLNRVAQVEGVKILNINELANAVKPRFIPGEEITVEVIDRGEEIGQGVGYLDDGTMVVVENGRRHIGRKIKAMVKSTLQTEAGRMLFVEPAGETPRWEK; encoded by the coding sequence ATGGTTGGCATGTTATTATTCGTGCTCGGGTTAGCGGCAGCGGGAGGAGCGGTGGCGGCGGCGCACGGGCTCATCCCCCCGCTCGGCGCGATCCCCCGTGTCGGGACTGGACTCATCTTCGGTACCCTCGCCGGCGGGATCATCGGAGCCGGAATCTGGTACGGTTGGAAGGGGATCGAGCGCGCCCTGAAATCGGACGGGGCGGTGACCCGGCTCATGAACGGACTCTTCCTCGGGGCGATCACCACCATGGCCGGTGGGGTGTTGATTGCAGCGATCGCACTCGCGTTCGGCGGCTCCGTCGGTGCCCACATCGCCCAAGGGTGCGTCCTCGCCGGCAGCCTGTTCCTCGGGGCGCGGATCGGGAGCGCGTTCGACCGTCCCCTGTATCCGGTGGGGAGCGCCAAGGCCCGTGCGGCACAGCGCCTGCACAAGAACGACTCCGCCGCCCGGAAGGTCCTGGACACGAGCGTGATCATCGACGGGCGAATCGGGGATCTCGTTCGCACCGGTTTTCTCGAGGGGGAATTGATCGTGCCCGAGTTCGTCCTTTCCGAGCTGCAGGGGATCGCCGATTCCGCCAACAGCCTGCGCCGGCGCAAAGGGAGACGCGGGTTGGAGGTGCTGCGCAGTTTGATGCAGGACGATACCGTCCGCATCCGCGTCATCTCCAAAGACTATCCCCACGTGCGGGAGGTGGACCGGAAGCTGATCCACTTGGTCAAGGATGATGGTGGAGCCCTTGTGACCACCGACTACAATCTGAATCGGGTCGCCCAGGTGGAAGGGGTGAAGATCCTCAACATCAACGAGCTTGCCAACGCGGTGAAGCCCCGGTTCATCCCCGGGGAGGAGATCACCGTCGAGGTGATCGACCGCGGTGAGGAGATCGGTCAGGGGGTCGGTTATCTCGACGATGGGACGATGGTCGTGGTGGAGAACGGCCGCCGCCACATCGGTCGCAAGATCAAGGCGATGGTCAAGAGCACCCTCCAGACGGAAGCAGGGAGGATGCTGTTTGTGGAGCCGGCGGGGGAGACCCCGAGATGGGAAAAATGA
- the prmC gene encoding peptide chain release factor N(5)-glutamine methyltransferase, with protein MGGRTLGATWTVRDVLNWTRTYFKEAGIVQPRLEAEILLAHTLSVDRLHLYLAPDRPLSPEERARYREVVKKRRQGTPLQYLIGEVQFLGLRFRVRPGALIPRPETEEMVMRALRLLPRDQDTACLDLGTGSGVIGVCLAKYLPRVSVTAVDVSTEALELAKENADLNGVSDRIEFLQSDWFERVEGKFDLIVSNPPYVPREAMPSLPPEVRAHEPKIALDGGEGGVEEISRIIAAAGAHLRRNGYILLEIGDGQGEAVSALAADAGFTGTKVEHDLSGKERFVIARCP; from the coding sequence ATGGGGGGGAGGACGCTGGGGGCTACGTGGACCGTACGTGACGTTCTGAACTGGACGCGGACGTATTTCAAAGAAGCCGGGATCGTACAACCGCGCCTGGAAGCGGAGATTCTCCTTGCTCATACGCTCTCGGTCGACCGCCTTCATCTTTACCTTGCGCCCGATCGGCCGTTATCACCGGAAGAACGGGCACGGTACCGCGAGGTCGTCAAGAAGCGCAGGCAAGGAACTCCTCTCCAGTACCTCATCGGAGAGGTGCAGTTTCTCGGGCTGAGGTTCCGGGTGCGACCCGGAGCGCTCATCCCCCGCCCAGAGACCGAGGAGATGGTGATGCGGGCCCTGCGCCTCCTCCCCCGCGATCAGGACACCGCCTGCCTCGACCTCGGGACCGGTTCAGGCGTGATCGGGGTCTGTCTTGCCAAGTACCTCCCCCGCGTTTCGGTCACCGCGGTCGATGTTTCGACGGAAGCGCTGGAGCTTGCAAAGGAGAACGCCGATCTAAATGGGGTATCCGATCGGATCGAGTTCCTGCAGAGCGACTGGTTCGAGCGGGTGGAGGGGAAGTTCGATCTGATCGTCTCCAATCCACCCTACGTACCCCGTGAGGCTATGCCTTCCCTCCCCCCGGAGGTGCGGGCCCACGAACCGAAGATCGCCCTCGACGGAGGGGAGGGAGGAGTGGAGGAGATCTCCCGGATCATTGCCGCCGCCGGGGCGCACCTGCGCCGCAATGGATACATCCTTCTCGAGATCGGGGATGGACAGGGAGAGGCGGTGAGCGCCCTCGCCGCTGACGCTGGATTTACCGGAACGAAGGTGGAGCATGATCTTTCCGGAAAGGAGAGGTTCGTGATCGCGCGATGTCCGTGA
- a CDS encoding ATP-binding cassette domain-containing protein, with protein sequence MSVMIQVSELNFSTEEGIKVLEDVHLRVDQGEMAFLVGPQAAGKSVLLGLLAARIRPQSGQLLVCGRNVARLTRRKAAEFRRRIGFLPQDFTPLPKTVLENVTFKLRALGNFREQAEEKALAALDQVGLTSKLNESGDELEPVDRVRLGLAIALCNEPLLLLCDEPFLGLDEEGTEAIASLLIQLHSHGLTALIATRGPLPASLSGYRRISLIDGKVVGG encoded by the coding sequence ATGTCCGTGATGATCCAGGTCTCGGAGCTGAACTTCTCGACCGAAGAGGGGATAAAGGTCCTCGAGGACGTGCACCTGCGTGTCGATCAAGGGGAGATGGCGTTCCTCGTCGGGCCGCAGGCGGCGGGAAAGTCGGTGCTTCTCGGGCTTCTCGCCGCCAGGATTCGACCGCAATCGGGCCAGCTCCTCGTCTGCGGGCGGAACGTGGCCCGGCTGACGCGGCGTAAGGCGGCGGAATTTCGGCGCAGGATCGGGTTCCTCCCTCAGGATTTCACCCCGCTGCCGAAGACTGTCCTCGAGAACGTGACGTTCAAGCTGCGTGCCCTCGGGAACTTCCGCGAGCAGGCCGAGGAAAAGGCCCTGGCCGCCCTCGATCAGGTCGGGCTGACCTCGAAGCTCAACGAGTCCGGGGATGAGCTGGAACCGGTCGACCGGGTCAGGCTCGGCCTGGCGATCGCCCTGTGCAACGAGCCGCTCCTCCTGCTGTGTGATGAACCGTTCCTCGGACTGGATGAGGAAGGGACTGAGGCGATCGCCTCCCTGCTCATCCAGTTGCACTCGCATGGACTGACGGCCCTCATCGCCACCCGCGGCCCGCTCCCCGCTTCCCTCTCCGGCTACCGTCGTATCTCCCTCATCGACGGGAAGGTGGTGGGGGGATGA
- a CDS encoding ABC transporter permease, with translation MFKDFFLLSARGIMHRKLRSWLTVIGVFIGITAVVALISIGLGLERSITQQVENVFGYNSFLIVGKEAFQSRRGTTEEISVDLDVIEQVPGVTAVAAVRSESGFVKGPTVGGKSVQGFLPVTGLSPTLVTEFKSFLGDVNFEPGGRFFTPGERDVVILGSKAASQLHATLGTTVEIENHPFRVIGIFAPSHDSGGFSFGLGKSGNADTLFVPFAQMDELFGKSDKVLLTLVKTANGADVDEVADRVKNALRDAGDKDVSTVTYSDINRQISTVMGSVSGFLAGIAGISLLVGGVGVMNTMYTAVLERTREIGVMKAIGARRGQILMIFLIESGLMGLVGGIVGVIFGLGLSSVVAAVIRGYFNVEIHTVASPLLIISTLAFSFLLGAFAGWMPARRAAKLPVVDALRYE, from the coding sequence ATGTTTAAGGACTTCTTCCTCCTCTCGGCGCGGGGGATAATGCACCGAAAGTTGCGCAGCTGGCTGACCGTGATCGGGGTATTCATCGGGATCACCGCTGTTGTCGCCCTGATCTCGATCGGGCTCGGACTGGAGCGAAGCATCACCCAGCAGGTGGAGAATGTGTTCGGGTACAACTCGTTCCTCATCGTGGGAAAGGAGGCGTTTCAGTCCCGCCGTGGCACAACCGAGGAGATCAGCGTTGACCTGGACGTGATCGAACAGGTGCCGGGAGTGACAGCGGTGGCGGCGGTCCGGTCCGAGTCGGGGTTCGTCAAGGGCCCTACCGTCGGCGGGAAGTCGGTGCAGGGGTTCCTCCCGGTGACCGGGCTCTCTCCCACGCTGGTCACCGAGTTCAAGTCATTCCTCGGGGACGTGAACTTCGAGCCCGGCGGGCGGTTCTTCACCCCCGGGGAGCGCGATGTCGTCATCCTCGGGAGCAAGGCCGCCTCCCAGCTGCATGCAACCCTCGGAACGACGGTGGAGATCGAGAACCATCCGTTCAGGGTGATCGGGATCTTCGCACCGTCGCACGATTCCGGGGGGTTCAGCTTTGGACTGGGCAAGAGCGGGAACGCGGATACGCTCTTCGTGCCGTTTGCGCAGATGGACGAGCTGTTCGGGAAGAGCGACAAGGTCCTCCTCACCCTGGTCAAGACGGCCAATGGGGCGGACGTCGACGAGGTGGCCGACCGGGTCAAGAACGCCCTCAGGGACGCCGGCGACAAGGATGTGTCCACTGTCACCTATTCCGACATCAATCGGCAGATCAGCACGGTGATGGGTTCGGTGAGCGGGTTTCTCGCCGGGATCGCCGGGATATCCCTCCTCGTCGGCGGGGTCGGGGTGATGAACACGATGTACACCGCCGTGCTCGAGCGGACACGGGAGATCGGGGTGATGAAGGCGATCGGCGCCCGGCGGGGACAGATCCTGATGATCTTCCTGATCGAATCCGGCCTGATGGGATTGGTCGGGGGGATCGTCGGGGTGATCTTCGGGCTCGGACTGAGCAGCGTCGTTGCAGCCGTGATCCGTGGCTATTTCAACGTCGAGATTCACACCGTGGCCAGCCCCCTTCTCATAATCTCGACCCTGGCGTTCTCGTTCCTGCTCGGAGCGTTCGCCGGTTGGATGCCGGCTCGCCGCGCGGCCAAACTCCCGGTAGTGGACGCCCTCCGTTACGAGTAG
- a CDS encoding ABC transporter ATP-binding protein translates to MEEEVLRLEGVTRNYRLGKTIVRALRGIDLVVRKEEILGVMGPSGSGKSTLLHILGALDTPDSGRALIDGTDITTLPERELTRLRGTRIGFVFQTFNLVATLTAQMNVELPMIFQRVPRSARAARAQGLLDRVGLSDRAHHRPNELSGGERQRVAIARALANDPGIILADEPTGNLDSESGAVILDLLQELRQEDGKTVIIVTHDPEAAAIADRIVRLKDGRVIEEVANV, encoded by the coding sequence ATGGAGGAAGAGGTCCTGCGGCTGGAGGGGGTCACCCGCAACTACCGATTAGGCAAGACGATCGTCCGTGCCCTACGCGGGATCGACCTCGTGGTCCGCAAGGAGGAGATCCTCGGGGTGATGGGGCCGTCCGGCTCCGGGAAATCGACCCTGCTTCACATCCTCGGAGCGCTCGACACCCCGGACTCCGGACGGGCTCTTATCGACGGGACGGACATTACCACCCTGCCGGAGCGGGAGCTGACCCGCCTGCGCGGGACCAGGATCGGGTTTGTGTTCCAGACGTTCAACCTCGTTGCAACCCTGACCGCGCAGATGAACGTCGAGCTCCCCATGATCTTTCAGCGGGTTCCGAGATCGGCGCGGGCGGCCCGGGCGCAAGGGCTGCTGGACCGGGTCGGGCTGAGTGATCGTGCGCACCACCGCCCGAACGAGCTTTCCGGGGGCGAGCGGCAGCGGGTGGCGATCGCCCGCGCATTGGCGAACGATCCGGGAATCATCCTCGCCGACGAGCCGACCGGGAACCTGGACTCGGAGAGCGGAGCGGTGATCCTGGACCTGTTACAGGAGCTCAGGCAGGAGGATGGAAAGACGGTGATCATCGTGACCCATGACCCAGAAGCAGCGGCAATCGCCGATCGGATCGTCAGGCTCAAGGACGGCCGCGTGATCGAGGAGGTGGCGAATGTTTAA